The following is a genomic window from Bacillus sp. V2I10.
GCCGGCGGTGACTGCATCGCTCTTGTTAAACCTCAGTTTGAAGCAGGAAGGGAACTGGTGGGCAAGAAAGGGATTGTCAGAGAACCAAAAACGCATAGACTGGTTTTGGAATATATTACTGATTTTGCGTTAAAAGAAGGATATGACTGCTGTAACCTGTCTTTTTCTCCAATAACAGGAGGAGACGGCAACATTGAATTCCTGCTGCATCTGCGCTGGAATGGATCAGACGAGTCTGGGACAATGAGGCTGCCAAATACAATCGACAGTGTAGTTGAAAAAGCCCATGATGAACTAAAGAGCAAAAAATCGGAACAGGAATAATAGAGCAGCTATTATTCCTGTTTGTTTTGATTAAAATAAGAACACACACTTCGACAAAAACGTGTACTTTTTTGCAGATATCATATAACATATTCAGTATAAACATACAGATAACAAGGGGTGCCTAATGAATAAAGGTCAAAGACACATAAAAATCCGCGAGCTGATTACTCATAATGAAGTTGAAACTCAGGATGAGTTAGTGGACATGCTTAAGGAAGCTGCCTTCAACGTGACACAGGCCACTGTTTCAAGGGATATAAAAGAGCTTCATCTAGTTAAAGTGCCTATGCTAGACGGAAGATACAAATACAGCCTTCCGGCAGATCAGCGTTTTAATCCGCTGCAAAAGCTGAAGCGGGCTTTAATGGATGCCTTCGTAAAAATTGATTCAGCAGGGCATAACATTGTCATGAAAACATTGCCGGGCAACGCAAACGCCATTGGGGCATTAATTGATAATCTTGATTGGAATGAGATCTTGGGCACCATATGCGGAGATGATACGATTCTCATCATTTGCCGTTCGCCAGAGGATACTGCGACTATTTCCAAGCGTTTTCTAGATATGCTGTAATAATGGAACATTTGAGGGGGGATCCGGCGCTGTGTTAGCGGAACTTTCAATAAAAAACTTTGCAATCATTGAATCATTGACTGTCTCCTTTGAGAAAGGGCTGACAGTACTTACTGGAGAAACCGGAGCAGGGAAATCAATTATCATTGATGCCGTCCATTTACTTGTCGGCGGAAGAGGCTCATCTGAATTTGTTCGTTACGGGGAGAAACGTGCTGAGTTGGAGGGTCTTTTTTTACTTGATGATGAAAAACATCCATGTATAGACAGATGCAATGATTTTGGAATCGACACCAGCGACGGCATGATTGTTTTAAGACGCGACATTTCATCCTCGGGAAAAAGCATCTGCCGTATTAACGGGAAGCTTGTAACCATTGGAATTCTTAGGGAAATCGGACAAATGATTATTGATATTCATGGACAGCATGATAATCAGGAGCTTATGAACGAAGAAAATCACTGGAAGCTCCTCGATCAGTTCGGCTCCGGAAAAATTAATCATGCTCTTGCTTCATACAGAGAAATTTACAATACATATGCTAAGCTCGTAAAAAAAATAAAACAGCTGTCTGAAAATGAACAGGAAATGGCCCACAGGCTTGACTTAATTCAATTTCAGCTTGAAGAAATAGAAAAGGCAGATTTGAAAATCAAAGAAGATGAGAGGCTTATGGAGGAAAAAAGCCAAATATCCAACTTTGAAAAAATATTTGAATCACTTCAAAACAGCTATAATGCTTTGCACGGCGAACAAAGAGGGCTCGATTATATTGGACATTCCATGAGTCAATTAGAAGAGGTATCAGCTATTAATGACTCGCTGAAAGAAATGTCCGAAACCATTTCGAACTGCTATTACATGCTTGAGGATTTATCCTTTCAGATTCGAAATGAGCTCGATCAATTGGAATTTGATCCGGAGCGTTTGAATGAAATTGAAACACGACTTGGCGAAATTACGCATCTCAAAAGAAAATACGGACAGGATGTTGAAGAAATCCTTGAATATGCAGCTGCAATTGAAGAGGAAATCGATACGATCCAAAACCGAGACAGTCATTTGTTCAAGCTGAAAAATGAGTTAGACAGCCTTGTGAAAGATCTTATCGTTGAAGCAAAAAACGTGACAGCCGTCCGGAAAAAAAGTGCCGCCGAGCTGACGAAGCAAATTCAGCGGGAGCTGAAAGAATTATATATGGAAAAAACAAAATTTGAAGTTGTTTTCGGCGTTAGGGAAGGTAGCAAGGATGCTCCTCAAATCGATGGTGTCCCTGCAAAATTTGGTGAAAATGGTGTGGATGAAACGGAATTTTACTTATCGACAAATCCTGGAGAACCATTAAAGCCGCTTTCTAAAATTGCTTCGGGCGGAGAGCTTTCAAGAATCATGCTTGCAATGAAAAGCATCTTTTCAAAGCATCAGGGGGTCACCTCGATTATTTTTGATGAAGTGGACACAGGTGTCAGCGGCCGTGTTGCCCAGGCAATTGCAGAAAAAATCTATAAAGTTTCTGTCGGTTCGCAAGTACTTTGTATTACACATCTTCCGCAAGTTGCTGCAATGGCCGATACACACCTTTTCATTTCAAAAGAAACGGTTAAAGGAAGAACCAAAACAAGCGTAAAACCTCTTTTGGAAGAGGAAAAAATAAAGGAAGTCGGCAGGATGATTGCCGGCGTTGAAGTAACGGATTTAACAAAACAGCATGCAAAAGAACTGCTCGCTCTTGCTGATGCGGTCAAGAGCCTGTAAATACTGCCATCATCGGCAGTATTTTTTTTTGTCGGCTATACAGACCGGATTTATTCGGATGAAGGATTCAATCCCTTCCGCTTTTATGGGCATTAAGCACGTTATACGTCAAATCAGCAACATTTTCTTTTTATATCAGTTATAAATGCGCCTTCAGAAGGCAAAATTAATGAATGTAGCCAATGTATTGGTGTGGTGTCAGGAGCGAGGAGAGTGTGTATATTTGAGCTTTGATAAAATTAGAAAAATAATTGGTTGTATTCTCCTTGTTTCTTTAATGAGTTTAGGATTTGTAAAACCTGTTAAAGAATACATTCAATTGCCAAATTCTTTAACCGTATTTGTAAATCAGCAATTATCAATGGAAACATCTCTGCAGGCTGGTGCTAACACGGGCGATTCAGAACATGTTTTTTCTATTAAAACTGGCGCTGAATCCCTTCAGATTGAAGGCAAGCAAAGCGGAGTTGGTGAAATAGTATTTGATCTAGCCGGAATTCCGATTAAAAAAGTGAATGTAAAAGTGCTTGAAGATTTTAAAATCATACCAGGCGGCCAATCAATCGGTGTAAAACTGAATACGCTTGGTGTTCTGGTTGTAGGTCATCATCAAATTAAAACAGCCGAAGGTAAAAAATCACCTGGCGAAATTGCAGGTGTTCAAGTCGGAGATATAATTAAAAAGATAAATGGCTCTACAGTTGAAAACATGAGTGATGTAACACCTTTTATTCAGGATGCTGGAAAAACAGGCAAGCCTTTGGATTTAGTCATATCAAGAGAAAATAAAGAAATTGAAACGAAATTAGTTCCTCTTAAAGATGAAAATGAACGTGCGTATCGAATTGGTTTATATATACGTGACTCTGCAGCCGGAATTGGGACCATGACTTTTTATGATCCTAATTCAAAAAAATATGGGGCTCTAGGCCATGTGATTTCCGATATGGATACGAAAAAGCCGATAGTCGTTCAGGATGGCCAAGTTGTAAGATCAACAGTGACCTCGATTGAAAAAGGAAGCAACGGAAATCCAGGTGAAAAACTGGCAAGGTTTTCAAGCGACCGTCAAGTGATCGGAAATATTACCCGCAACAGCCCATTCGGAATATTTGGCAAGCTGAATGAGGATATGTCAAATGGTCTTTATGATAAGCCGATGCCAATCGCTTTATCCAACGAAGTAAAGGAAGGTCCAGCTCACATTTTGACGGTTGTCGATCAGGACAAAGTGGAAGAATTTGATGTGGAAATTGTCAGTTCAACACCTCAAAAGTTTCCTGCTATAAAAGGGATGGTTATAAAGATTACCGATCCGACGCTTTTAGCGAAATCAGGCGGAATTGTTCAAGGGATGAGCGGCAGCCCGATTATTCAAAATGGAAAAGTGATAGGAGCCGTCACACATGTATTTGTAAATGACCCAACTTCAGGTTATGGCGTTCATATCGAGTGGATGCTGAGCGAGGCGGGCATTGATATTTATCATAAAGATACAAAAAAAGCGAGCTGATGAATTAGCTGTTGAGACAAGTTTCTTAACAGCTATTTTTTTGGCTTTATTTATCGTTCATAATTAGGTAAAATAAATGAAAGAAGATTTTTCGACAAAACTGTTTAACCTTGGAAATGTAAAATAGCGCAAAACGTCGAAATCGTGAGGGAATTGAAGAAAAATTTAGATATTTCATTTTTTTGGTATTTTTCAAAAAAAATAAGAGGAATTTTTGTTGCATTGTCGAAATTCTCATTTAGAATGATGTATAGAGATACTATCGATTTAAGCGGGAAATGAAGACTGAGGAGGAAGCTTAATTGAAGAAAATAAAAGTGTGTGTCGTTGATGATAATCGGGAGTTAGTGGGGCTTTTGGATGAATTTATTTCAAGTCAGGAAGACATGGAAGTGCTTGGCATTGCATATAACGGACAAGAGTGTCTGAATATGTTAAAGGATAAAGACCCTGATGTGCTTGTTTTGGATATTATCATGCCTCATCTGGACGGACTTGCTGTTTTAGAAAAAGTGAGGGAAATGGAAAAATCCAAACAGCCTAACGTCATCATGCTGACAGCCTTTGGACAGGAAGATGTTACGAAGAAAGCAGTTGACCTTGGTGCCTCTTATTTCATCTTAAAACCTTTCGATATGGAAAACCTGGTCAATCATATTCGCCAAGTCAGCGGAAAATCAGCAGCACCGATTCTTTCAAGATCGAACTCCTCTCTCCGATCCCAGTCAGAAAATAAAGGAAGAAACCTTGATGCGAACATTACAAGCATTATTCACGAAATTGGCGTTCCTGCTCACATTAAAGGCTATTTATATTTAAGAGAGGCCATTTCGATGGTTTATAATGATATTGAACTGCTCGGTTCTATAACAAAAGTACTGTACCCTGATATCGCCAAAAAATATAATACGACAGCAAGCCGCGTCGAGCGTGCTATTCGTCATGCAATTGAAGTAGCATGGAGCCGCGGGAATATTGAATCCATTTCCTCTTTATTCGGGTATACAGTAAGCATGTCTAAAGCTAAACCGACTAATTCTGAATTCATCGCAATGGTCGCGGACAAATTGCGTTTAGAGCATAAAGCTTCTTGAGAGCGATAGAATCTTAGAAGCTGGATGAAAAAAAAGAACCCAATCAACGGAAATTGGGTTCTTTGCCTTTTTACTCTTTATTGTCTTTCTTATTCTGCATTTCAGCGAGCTTAGCAAGAAGGATATGCTGAGGCATATGCATAATTTGTTCAATCGGCACGTTTAGTTCCTCAGCAAGCTTTATTGCTGTTTCAGCGGATATTGGAAGTGGTCTCATAGGTCTTTCATGCTCCTTTCTAAAAATAATGAAACAGGTGATAGGTGATGTTTTTGACCAAAATATTTGGACACCGCGGTGCTGCAGGTACCTGTCCTGAAAATACGATGCCTTCTTTTAAGGCAGCGATTGAATCAGGTGCAGATGGAATTGAATTAGATGTTCACCTCTCAAAGGACGGAGTTCCTGTTGTCATTCATGATGAATCGGTTGATCGTACAACAAATGGCATAGGTTTTGTAAAGGACTTAACCTTTTCGCAGCTTAAAAGCCTTGATGCAAGCTATCTTTTTCCTGAGTACTCAGGAAAAGCATTTATCCCATCACTTGAAGAAGTGCTGGTATGGAGCAGTTCTTCAGATTTTCTCCTGAATATTGAACTTAAAAATGACCGAATTCAATATCAGGAGCTTGAAGAAAAGGTGATACAGCTGATTTTCACTCACAAGCTGCAAAATCGAGTCATTCTCTCATCTTTTAATCATGAAAGCCTAATGCTGTGTCATAGAATCTCAAATGAACTGGAAACGGCAGCTCTTTTAAGCGAAAGGCTGTTTGAACCGTGGAATTATGCTAAGACACTTTCAGCAAGAGCAATCCATCCTGTTCATTATGCTGCTGACCCGCATGTCATCTTCCATTCTCAGGCTAACGGAATCCAAGTTCGTCCTTTTACTGTCAACGATGAGCCGACAATGCAATTCCTTTTTAAAGCACAGTGTGCAGGATTTTTCACGGATTATCCCGAAAAAGCTTTATCGTTAAAAAAGAAATAATTTGACCCCGTTTATCTCAAACTAACGGGGTTCTTTTGTTTTTCTGAAATTTTTTCTGCACTTTATTTCGTTTGCGGTCACGGTAAAAAATAAATCCTGCGACAAAACTTAATCCTCCGGCAAATAAAAGCAGACCGGAAGTGAATTGCAGCCATAGGTTTGGAAAAGGCGCCTGAAGAATACCGAAGAGCATGTCACGCATTAATTTAATGCCGTAGCCTGCCAAAACTCCAGGAATCACCATTATTAATAGAGCGAAAATTCGTATCATTTTTTATAATCCTTTCCCCTTCGTCTGTTTAAATTGTTCAACGAAAAAAACAATTTGTCAAGTGAACAAAAAGTGATATGATGAAACTGTGCAAAATTTTGCAAAAATCATTTATATATATATTTTACATAAAAACGGTAAGGGGTAATCATTATGCAAAAGGTCATGCTGGTGGGGGCGGGACAAGGCGGGACAACACTGCTCAAAATGCTTTTGGAAATAAAAGCTATGGAAATCATGGCGGTTGTGGATATTGAGCCGGAGGCACCAGGCATGCAGCTTGCAAAAAAGCTGGGAATCTTGACAAGTTCTGAATGGAAGCCGCTTTTATCCGAT
Proteins encoded in this region:
- the recN gene encoding DNA repair protein RecN; this translates as MLAELSIKNFAIIESLTVSFEKGLTVLTGETGAGKSIIIDAVHLLVGGRGSSEFVRYGEKRAELEGLFLLDDEKHPCIDRCNDFGIDTSDGMIVLRRDISSSGKSICRINGKLVTIGILREIGQMIIDIHGQHDNQELMNEENHWKLLDQFGSGKINHALASYREIYNTYAKLVKKIKQLSENEQEMAHRLDLIQFQLEEIEKADLKIKEDERLMEEKSQISNFEKIFESLQNSYNALHGEQRGLDYIGHSMSQLEEVSAINDSLKEMSETISNCYYMLEDLSFQIRNELDQLEFDPERLNEIETRLGEITHLKRKYGQDVEEILEYAAAIEEEIDTIQNRDSHLFKLKNELDSLVKDLIVEAKNVTAVRKKSAAELTKQIQRELKELYMEKTKFEVVFGVREGSKDAPQIDGVPAKFGENGVDETEFYLSTNPGEPLKPLSKIASGGELSRIMLAMKSIFSKHQGVTSIIFDEVDTGVSGRVAQAIAEKIYKVSVGSQVLCITHLPQVAAMADTHLFISKETVKGRTKTSVKPLLEEEKIKEVGRMIAGVEVTDLTKQHAKELLALADAVKSL
- the spo0A gene encoding sporulation transcription factor Spo0A — its product is MKKIKVCVVDDNRELVGLLDEFISSQEDMEVLGIAYNGQECLNMLKDKDPDVLVLDIIMPHLDGLAVLEKVREMEKSKQPNVIMLTAFGQEDVTKKAVDLGASYFILKPFDMENLVNHIRQVSGKSAAPILSRSNSSLRSQSENKGRNLDANITSIIHEIGVPAHIKGYLYLREAISMVYNDIELLGSITKVLYPDIAKKYNTTASRVERAIRHAIEVAWSRGNIESISSLFGYTVSMSKAKPTNSEFIAMVADKLRLEHKAS
- a CDS encoding glycerophosphodiester phosphodiesterase is translated as MTKIFGHRGAAGTCPENTMPSFKAAIESGADGIELDVHLSKDGVPVVIHDESVDRTTNGIGFVKDLTFSQLKSLDASYLFPEYSGKAFIPSLEEVLVWSSSSDFLLNIELKNDRIQYQELEEKVIQLIFTHKLQNRVILSSFNHESLMLCHRISNELETAALLSERLFEPWNYAKTLSARAIHPVHYAADPHVIFHSQANGIQVRPFTVNDEPTMQFLFKAQCAGFFTDYPEKALSLKKK
- a CDS encoding DUF2627 domain-containing protein, giving the protein MIRIFALLIMVIPGVLAGYGIKLMRDMLFGILQAPFPNLWLQFTSGLLLFAGGLSFVAGFIFYRDRKRNKVQKKFQKNKRTPLV
- a CDS encoding YycC family protein encodes the protein MRPLPISAETAIKLAEELNVPIEQIMHMPQHILLAKLAEMQNKKDNKE
- the ahrC gene encoding transcriptional regulator AhrC/ArgR — its product is MNKGQRHIKIRELITHNEVETQDELVDMLKEAAFNVTQATVSRDIKELHLVKVPMLDGRYKYSLPADQRFNPLQKLKRALMDAFVKIDSAGHNIVMKTLPGNANAIGALIDNLDWNEILGTICGDDTILIICRSPEDTATISKRFLDML
- the spoIVB gene encoding SpoIVB peptidase; its protein translation is MSFDKIRKIIGCILLVSLMSLGFVKPVKEYIQLPNSLTVFVNQQLSMETSLQAGANTGDSEHVFSIKTGAESLQIEGKQSGVGEIVFDLAGIPIKKVNVKVLEDFKIIPGGQSIGVKLNTLGVLVVGHHQIKTAEGKKSPGEIAGVQVGDIIKKINGSTVENMSDVTPFIQDAGKTGKPLDLVISRENKEIETKLVPLKDENERAYRIGLYIRDSAAGIGTMTFYDPNSKKYGALGHVISDMDTKKPIVVQDGQVVRSTVTSIEKGSNGNPGEKLARFSSDRQVIGNITRNSPFGIFGKLNEDMSNGLYDKPMPIALSNEVKEGPAHILTVVDQDKVEEFDVEIVSSTPQKFPAIKGMVIKITDPTLLAKSGGIVQGMSGSPIIQNGKVIGAVTHVFVNDPTSGYGVHIEWMLSEAGIDIYHKDTKKAS